The DNA window CATTTTCTGGGACTATCTGAAGACTTATTTGAAGACGCGTATGCAATACCGGTCCGACTTCTGGGTGGAGGTGTTCTCGGACCTGTTGTTTCTGGCGATGAACCTCATCTTCATCGTCGTCATCTTCGAGCATACGCAGCTGCTCGACGGCTGGACAAGGGAGCAGATCATCTTCGTGTACGGGTACTTCATGGTGCCGTACGGCATCTTCTCCGCGTTTTTCGGTTTATGGGGATTTACGGAGCGGTATATCGTGAAGGGGGAGCTGGACCGGGTGCTTACGCGTCCGGTGCACAATCTCGCGCAGCTGATGCTGGAAAATCTCGACCCGCCGGGCCTGCTCTCCTCGATCATCGGCGTCGCGATCATGGCGTACGCCTGGCCGGCGCTCGGCGTCTCGCTCGATTGGTACGACCCGCTCGTCTTCCTGCTGCTCGTCGCGGGCTCGGTCATGGTGTACGGCGGCATCTATATCGCGTTAACCGCGGTCTCGTTCTACTCGGATTCGCCGACGGGCATCCTGCCGCTTATGTACAACATCCAGAGCTACGGGCGGTATCCGATTACGATCTACAACAAGATGTTGCAGCTCGTCCTGACGTGGGCGCTGCCGTTCGCCTTCGTCGGATTTTATCCGGCCGCGTTCTTCCTGGAGGCGGACGACTTGCTCGGCTACGCCTGGCTGACGCCGGTCGTCGGCGCCGTGTTCTTAGGGTTCGGGCTGTTCGTCTGGAATACGGGCATCAAGCGTTATAGGGGGGCCGGATCATGAGCGAAAACGAGAGCAAGGGCAAAAGCGCCCCTAAGGAAATCAAGCTGCCGATCGTCGGCCGCAAGGCGCCGGATTTCGCGCTGCCGACCGGGGACGGCGGGACGTTCAAGCTGAGCGAGCAGAAGGGGAAGAAGGTCGTCTTATACTTCTACCCGCAGGATCAGACGCCGACGTGCACGCAGCAAGCATGCGAGTTCCGCGACTTCCACGGCAAGTTCGCCGAGCTCGGCGCCATCGTCGTCGGCGTGTCGCCGGATCCGCCGAAGTCGCACGCGAAGTTCGCGGAGAAGCAGGCGCTGCCGTTCCCGCTGCTGTCGGACGAGTCGCTGAAGGTATGCAAGAAATACGGCGTCTGGCAGCTGAAGAAGCTGTACGGGCGCGAATATATGGGTGTCGAGCGCTCGACGTTCCTGATCGACGAGAAGGGCAAGCTCGTCCGCGCGTGGCGCAAGGTGCGGCTGAAAAATCATATCGCCGACATTCTGAAGGCGCTGGAATAGAAAACGACCGCTTCGAAGGCGTATGCAGCCTGCGTTAGCGGTCGTTTTCTTCGTCGTGCCATTTATCGGTCTAACGACGGAGCTTCGCGGCGCGCGTCTTCCTGAGACGCCGGACGGCGGTCCGTCGGGACGGTCACCTGCTGAGCGGGACGCGTCGGAATCGGCGCGTAGGGCGCATAAGGCGAATAGGGCTCGGACGGCGGCGTGAACGGGAGCGGGGGATGAACGACTAACACCATAAGTATTCTTCCTCTCTTCTTATCGATGTTTCTTAACCACCACTTATCCTATTCCGCATCTACGAAAATGTGACACCCGCGCCGAATTATTTTATCGGAAGCACGTCCGTCAGCGTCGCCCGTCCCCAAGGCGCGATCTTCGCGACGACGATCATGTCGGCCGCCCGCTCCTCCAGCGCGAGACCGGTGCCTTCCGGCACGTAAAACCGCTCAAGCCCGTATCGGACGACGATCTCTTGCTCCCACCGCCACGTCGCGAGCCCCTTGATCAATACTTGATCCGGCGGGACCGCGACGCGGCTCGGGTACGCGGCGACCGCGGCGTAGACGTCGCCCTTCGGCGCGACCGCGACATAGATCGCGTCGCCTTCTTCGGGAAGCGCCTCGCCGCGCCATAACGACGGAGAGAGCCGACTGATGTCATACGACAACGTCACGTAGTCGCCGTACAGAATGTCGCGCGGGTCGACCGGGACGGTCTGCAGCCGCACCTCCTTGCCGAACCATACGGCGGCGTAGGAGGAGCCGGCGAGACCGAGCAGGACGAGCGCTTGCGCTAGGACTAGAATCGCGACCCACCGAAACCTCGTCATCGCTCTTCCTCCTTCGTCGCTTCCCGAAGCACGACCTTCTTCCGCCGGCCGAGGAACCCGCTCAGGGCGAGCAGCAGGGCGCCGCCGATCAAGAAGAAGAGCGACTTGTCGAGGAACGCCCACGTCAGCTTGAAGTAGGCGGCCATCGTCGCGAGCAGGAACGCGGCGGTGCCGGCGTTAATGCGAGGCCGCGATTCCTCCTCGTAGCCGCGGAGCAGCGCGTACAGCGCGAACGCGAACGCGGCTACGAGGTACAGCACGGGCACCGCGGACGGCGCGGCGTACAAGAAGGGCGCGAACGGCAGCCAATCAAGCAGCGACAAGGCGTCGCCGCGTCGGCGCTTCGCGTACGCCGAGACGGCGAACAGCGCCAGCAGCGCCGGGACGTAGACCCAAGCGTCGAGAGGCGTCGGCGCGCCGAGCGGTCCGGCGAACAGGACGATGCCGAGCGCGAACAGGAACGCCGCGGCGAGCGCGGGCCATTGAACCGCGCGCCGCAAGCGGTCGCCGCGCAGCAGATCGCCGGCGGCGTACAGCAGCGCCATCGGGACGAACATCGCGCCGAACGGCCATTCCATCGCGAGGACGAGCAGCAGCGTCTGCCCGACGACGCCGATCGACCAGAGCGCCGGGACGAGACGAGACCCGCGGCGGACGAAGTCGAACCATGCCAAGCCGAGCGCCAATACGGCGAACGCCGCCCAACTGAAGCGGCCGCCGAACGCGCTGAGGCTGTACCCTTGCGCCACGAACGTCAAGATGATCGCGATGACGTACAAATACCGGCTGCGGAGCGCGTACGCGAGCGCCGCGCCGGCGGCGGACCAGACGACGAGCGTCGCCGCGCCGTACATGACCATGTGAAACATCTGGTGCACGAGAATCATGCCGCCGCCGAAGGCGAACAAGCCGACGCTGGCGATCGCGACGCCGAGCCGTTCGTGCCCGCGCGCGAGCAGACGGCCCCCGGCGGCGTAAGCCGCCAACATGACGGCGAGCAGCAGCGCCAGGCGCAGCTCGTTCGCGAGCTCCTGCCAATTCGCGGCCACGAAGCTGAGCACTCCGAGTCCGAGCAGCAGCCCGCCGAGCAGCGGCAGGACGCCGACGCTTCGCTCCGGGCTGTCGTCGTACAAGGCGCGGATGCGCGCGAGCTGCTCCGGCGTGACGATTTCTTCGCGTACCCAACGGTCGCCTTCGCGGGCGAGCCATTTTCTAGACATGCCGTTCCCTCCTCCCGCTTCCGTTCATAAGATACCCCTATCTTCGCACAGGCCAACGGAGAAGTCGACGGACATACGTTACAGCTTCGTCACCCCGATCGCGTGATGATCGGCGAGAATGCGGGCGACGCGCTCTTGCTTCGCTTCGTCGCCGTTACAATTGACGAGCAGGACGACGTCCGCGTGATGGATGCGGTGCTTGCGGATCGCCCTCGTCTTCTTCGCGAAGCGTTCGACGACGATGCCGAGGGCGATCCCCGCGACGAGCCCGATCATTCCCCAGAGGATGGGTCCCCAGTACAAGAGGAAGCCGTAGATCGTGCCGAGCAGCATCGAGACGGTGGCGACGCACGCGACCGGGAACAAGTTGAAGCCGTCCGTATTGTACGGGTCTACGGGAAGGGAGCGATTCGGGCAGGGCTTCCGAAGCGGGATCGCCAGAATGTCGGAGGCGGTCACGCGGGCTTCCTCCAACGTCGCGAGCGCGAGCTCCAGCTTCAGCGAATGTTCGAATACGGATACGACGTACAAGGGGCGGGCACCTCCAATTTAGACGGGCATCTTGAAGTCGGGCGAGTTGTACCGATTCCATAAATGTCGAGCTTGCTCGATTTCGAACATTCGATTGTTAGCCAGAATGCGGTAATAGCTGTCGCTCGCCGCGAATAGGTAGACGGAAGGTAAATATAACAGCCACTGCGGATCGAGCGACGACGTCGCGAGGGCGAACTCCCCCGTCATCGTGTACAGCGCCGCGGGCATGAAGTTCGATTTATAGACCGCGAACATGTGGGACAGCATCAAAAACAGGCCGGGGGCAAGGTTTCTCGAGATCAGATGGCCCAGACCCGGCATGAACAACGACCAGACGATGCCGATCCAGGGGTTCGTCTTCATCAAGTAATTGATCTCGAAGCTGTTCATTCGGAAGGCGGGAAGCGGAACGCGGTCGCGGTCGGCCAATACGGAAAACTGATTGAGCTCCGTCGCGAGACGATACGAGTCCCACATGACGAAAATATAGATGACGATGTACAAGAAAAACCAACGGGTGTCGAGGCTGGCCTTCGCCGCGTCGAATTCGCCGATCATCGAGAGGTAGATCGCTTGATTCAGGTGGCTCTGCGTATTGAACGTGAACTCCCAGAGGAAAAGGAGAACTCCCTTGACTCCCTTGCCAAGCAAGATGTGGCCGGCCCCGGGGAAGGCGGCCGACCACCATAAAGCGGTATATGGGTTGTGGACCTGAATGATATTGGAATTGAAAGGGGAGATGGCCGCCTTCGGCCGCCGGATCCCGCCGCTTCTGATCTGCATTGCGTCTTCCCGCCCGTCATTGGAGATAATCCTAGTGTTTTACGGGAAGGGAATCATTATCCAAAGGCGCGTCGGACATCAAGCTTCCGGCGCGACCTGGATTCGCAATACCGTCTTCCTCCGGGAGGGCTCCGTCTTCCGCGGGTCCGAAATGTAGATTTCTCTATGGAGGAGCGACGTTCTTCGGTAACCGCGCTCGCGGCAGTACGCTTCCATCGTCGCGAAGCTGGCGGGCTCGTCGTCGTAGCTGCCGACATGCATCATCTGGCAGCACAATCCCTCTTCCATCGAGACGAAGGAAGCCCCGGCGAGGAAGGGATTCGGCTTCTTCCGGCTCGTCTCCCGCCGAAGCCGCTCGAACAGCGCGTCGTCGAGAAACGCGGGCTGGCGGATCATGAGCTTGTACTTCAAGTTGCTCTTCACCGTAGGCGGTACGCTCACGTCGATGAGATCCCAGACGCCCTCAAGCGGGTATACCGTGTATTCGTAGTAGCCTTCCGGCGGGGCTTCGCTCTTGTAGGACATCTTCGCGGCATAGCTAAGGCTGTACAGCGCGGCGGTCGCCGACGCGAATTCGTCCCCGTTCGGATCCCCTTGCCCCTCGATCGCGATGAACGTCATGCGCGGCACCCGAACGATGTCCGGACGTTCCTTCGGCAAATACAACGACTTGTCTTGTTTCTTATAGTCTATTTTCGTCATGCTCGGTTCGACCTCCGATTCGGTTTCGCGTTCAGCATAACATTCGATCACTGACAGGGGCTGTCATGGTCGGAAAAAGAAACAGGAGCCGCCCTGTAGCGGGGGGCTCCTGTCTTCGACGGCGGATTCGGATGGGCCATGCATCGGAGGGAGATTTTCCCGTTCATCGGGCGACGGAGTTACCCGCGCAGCCCGAACCGGTTGCCGGATTCGTCGAAGAACGTAGCGAACGTGCCGAAGCCCATCTTCGCGGGCTCGCCCTCGAAGGACACGCCGTTGCTCTTCATCTCGGCATAGGTGCCTTGGATATCCGAGCATTCGAACACCATGGACGGTTTCAGCTCCCCGGCATTCGGCATCGCTTGTTTCGGATACAAGACCAATACGGTTTCCCCGGCGTTCGGCGGCGATACCTCGATCCAACGCATCGATGGCCCCATGGGCATGTCCTTCCGAACGACGAAACCCGCCTGTGTCGTCCAAAATTCTACCGCTTTGTCCTGGTCTTCTACATAAATGGAAACGCTGGCGATCTTGCCGATCATCGTCGAAAGCCCCCTGCAAGAATGTTTTCGGTACATCTATCGTCATCATAAATCTATTCCTAAGCGAAGTATTGTACAAACGCGACATCCTTCATTTTCCATAGAAGGGGAGCCAATCGACGAACTGCTTCGGCGTCATGTCGTAATATCGCTTGAACTCTCTGCTGAAGTGCGAGTAGTCGTAATACCCCGCGTCGTGCATCGCCTGCAGCGGATCCCGAGTGAACAGCAGCTTGAGCCGGGCTCTATCGAAGCGGACGATGTTCTTCAGCTCCGACGGGGTGAAGGAGGTGTACTCCTTCACCTTGCGTTCCAGCTGCCGCTTGGACAGATGGGCTCTAGCGCTCAGCTCCTCCACGGATGCCTGTTCCTCCCGGTAAATCTTGTAGAACACGTCCAGCAGCTCCGACGGCTTAAGCGCGGCTTGGCAGTAGTCGTTCAACCGATCGACGACGTCGGGACGGTCCATTCGAAGAAGGGACTCCGCGTCGAGTCCGGGCAGCGCGTAGTCGACGATCGAGCCGGCGTACGCGTTCGGATCGAGGCCGAACAGCAAGTACGCTCCGTGATTGTACGCGCGGATGCCGATCAGCTTCGCGTCGCCTTCGTTTTTTAACGTAAATCGCTTACGATGAGCGCCGATCAGCATGCGGTCGGACAAGCGAATTTCTTCCGAGCCGATGACTTGAGTAAAGGAAGAACCGGAAATCATCAAGATTTCCGTCAACCCCGTCGGCCATAAGTATTCGTAGCGGCCGACGCGATCGTCGTAGGTGCGCTCCATGATCCAGAAGCATTTGATGTACTTTTCCAGCTCCGCACAGGGCTTATACTCTTTATAGAACATAACGGGTTTTACCTACGGCAGGGGACAGGGCGCGGGAGTACGCGGTTCTCATCATCCTTCATCCGTCCGTTCTCGCTTTGGCGATTTTCTTCTTCTTACTTTACCATACCGGTCGTCCGTTTCCCTAAGCGCTCGAACCTTAAGGAATTTCGGTTCCCCTCGGCGGTTGGGGAATTATGGTATACTCAGCGGTAGTGAATAAATTTGCGATGGAGGCGGATTCCATGAAATGCCCGGTATGCAATGATGTACGGATGAGAGAAATAGAGAAGAACGGCGTGCACATCGATGTTTGCCCGGATTGCAAAGGAGTATGGCTCGACCGGGGGGAGCTGGATAAGCTGATGCTCGGGGTACGCGAAGTGCGGGAGGAATATAACGAATGGCACCGGGAACCGCCGCCCCAACCTCCGATTCCGCCTTATCCGCAAGGGAAGCCAAGGAACGATTCCGATTATAATCGCTACCCGCCGAAATATAAGAAGAAAAACACCGTGCTGGACATCTTCAACGATTTGTTTTAACGGAACATGGCCCAGAGCTCTGCGCATCGGCGGAGTTCCGGGCCATCTTCGCGTTCTATGGGGACCGGCTTCGGCCGCCGTCGCGGCTTACTCCTTCCTCGAAAGCCAATCCGACAGCGCGCGGACGTCGTCGGCGTCGGCATGCCTTAGCGAGAAAGCCGTTCCGGATTTCCCCGTCGCTACGGCGACCTTGAGGGTAGCGAGCCGCTTCCCTTCTTGCATCGGCGTCTGCGAGCGGCGATGCCATTGCACGCGAGGGCGCGGGATCAACACCGTCTTTTTGGAAAATGCCCCGCTGCGGAGAGCGAGCAGCCCCCCCTCCCGCGACCAAGCCGCACGACGGAATTCCATGAAGCCGAAGGCCCACACGGCCGGCGGGAGCAGGAGCGCGCCCCAACGCCAATCGGTCGGCAGCCAGACGATGGCGGCCGCCGCCGCGAGCGACGCGAGCAGCGCGGGAAACAATGCATAGCTGTGATATGCCTTCTTGCCGACGGGCTTCCACGATCCCGGCCAGCGGTAGTCCGTCAGGAACGTTTCGAACAACGCCGGCAGCTCCGAAACGCGAAGGAGCGGGAAGACGTCGACGGTCTTGTCCTCGTCATCCGTGCCGCCCGCGATCACGATTCTGACGGAGGCCATACCGAACGGCAGAAGCAGGGCGTGCTCCGTCACCCGTACCGCCTGGATGCGCCGAGACGCGATGACCCTGCGTTTCTTCTCCAGCACCCCTCGTTCGATCGTAAGCGTATCGCCCTCCGCCTCCAGCCGGAACCCGTACGTCAGCAGGAAGGTGGCCGCGACGGCAAGCGCCCACGTCGCGGCGGCGAAGGCACCGACCGCAAGAGGGAGGCCGGCGGCGAACAACGGGCCGGACATCGCGTCCCAGATTTCGGTTTTCCGCAGCCATTCGTCCCACAGCTTCACCCCGCCGCCGACGACGACAGTCCAGATCAGCAGGAACTTGCCGCTGGCGACGCTCAGGAGCAGCGTTCGGCGGAGCGAAAAGCGCATGCTCCGAACGCCTTGACCCGGAAGGAGGCGCTCGACAGGGGTTTCTTCAGGGTCCTCGGACGCCGCGCCGCCGCCTAAGCCCAACGCGGCCTGAATGCGGGCCGCCTCCGCCGCCGCGATGGAGCTGAGTACGGCGTTCTCGTCTCCTCCGGCCGTCTCCACCTCCAGTCGGACCAAGCCGAAGAGGCGATCGTACACGGCTACCGTCGTATCCAGGGACTGAATGCGGTCCTGGGCGATCCACATTTTCCGACGAACCCATAACCCTTGCTCGATGTACAGAACGCCGTGCTCTACCCGGTATCGGAAGCGCAGCCAGCGGATCCAAGCTACGGAAACCAACAACATGGCGGCGGCCGCGACGACGAAGGCGGTGAGCCCCCCTCGTTCGATCGATCGGCCCAGCAGCTTGTCGGCGCCCCATATGACGGCGGGAATGAGCGGCAGCAAGCCGGACAGCTCCTTCCCGGAACGGAACAGAAAGTAGAGCATCGACACGGGATGGAGCCGCTTGCCTGCGGGAGCGTCCGCGACCGATTCAGCGTTCTTCATGCTCGGCTACCCTTGCCCACTCGGCGATCTGCCTGCGCACGCGATCGGCTTCTTCCTCGGACAGCGCCGGAATGCGATGGCTGCCGGCCGCCGTGGCGAACGTGACGGTCGACAATCCGTACCGCTTCTGAATCGGTCCCTGCTTCGAGTCGACATGCTGGATTCTCGACATCGGGATCGACGAGCGCTTCTTCACCCATAATCCGTGCTGCAGCTCGATCTCCTTCTCCGTGACGTCGTACCTCCAAGTGCGATAGAGCAGCTTCGGCATGGCGATCAACTCTATGCCGACGAATAAGACCGAGAGGGCGGCCGCCGCGGCGGGGATCCAGATCGGCCAGTCGAACCTCGCCGTCAGTGCCCAGAGAATGACGAGACCGGTCAAGTCGGCCGCGCTGGCGATCCAGCCTTCCGTTCGTCGGGCTTGCACCGCCCGCGGGTCGATTCTCTTCACGACGTTCGCGCTCTGTCCGAATGCGGCTGCCGCTCCTCTTCGGCGCCGAGGTCGAACGCCGCGACGCACTCTACATGGGCCGTGTGAGGGAACATATCGACCGGCTCGACGGACGCGAGCCGGTACGCGCCGCCCGCGAGCAGCGCCGCGGCGTCTTTCGCGAGCGTCGACGGGTTGCACGAGACGTAGACGATCCGCTTCGGGCGCACGCGCCGCAGCGCGTCGAGCAGCCGGCGGTCGCAGCCGGAGCGGGGCGGGTCGACGACGACGACGTCGGGGCGGAACCCGCTCTCGGCCCAGCGCGGCAGCAGCTCCTCCGACAAGCCGACGTGGAACGAGGCGTTGTCGATGCCGTTCGCGGCGGCGTTGCGGCGCGCGTCCTCCACGGCTTCGGGCACGGCCTCGATGCCGCGCACTTCCCCGGCCGCTCCGGCGAGCCAGAGCGAGATCGTGCCGACGCCGCAATAGGCGTCGACGAGAGTTTCGCCGCCGGTCAGGGCGGCGGCCGCCCGGGCGCGCTCGTACAGCCGAACCGTCTGCGACGGGTTCAGCTGGAAGAAGGCGCGCGGGGACAGCTCGAACGTCAGGTCGCCGAGCGTTTCCTTCATGCGCTCCGCGCCCCAGACGATGCGCGTCTTGTCGCCGAACACGAGCGGCGTGTCTTCGCCGTTGACGTTGTGCGCGATCGAGACGACGTTCGGCAGCGCGCGCCGCAGCTCGGCGACGAGCGCCCGCTCGCTCGGCAGCTCGGCGCCCGTCGTCACGAACGTCAGCTGCGTCTCGCCGGTCGATACGGCCGCGCGCGCCACGACCGTGCGCAGCGCGGACGGGCCTCGCCGGGCCGCGCGCCCGCCGCCGCGGGCGCCGCGCTCCGCCGTCCGGCCGCCCGAGCGCACGGCGTACTCGCCGTCCTCCGGCGCGGTCTCGAGGGCGCGGCCGTAGCCTGACGCGTCGGCGAGCGGCAGTCCGAGCGACTGCACGATGCGCTTGACCGTCTGCATGACGTCGTTCACGGCCGTGCGCTGTACGGGGCAGCCGGCGATGTCGACGAGCCGCCGCGAGCCCGACGCATACAGCCCGGCGAGCACCTCGCGGTTCGGTCCGAGCCCGAGCTGCAGCTGCGCCTTGTTCCGGTACGCGCGGGGTTCGTCCATGCCGACGATCGGCGCGAGCGGCAGAGCGTCCGCTTCGATGCCCGCGTAACGGGCGAACGCCTCGCGGACGAGCGCTTCCTTCTCGCAAAGCTGGCCTTCGTACGCCAGATGCTGGAGCGAGCAGCCGCCGCAGTCGTCGTACCACGCGCAGAACGGCGCCGTCCGCTCGGGAGACCGCTTCTCCGTCTTGACCGCCTCGCCGTACAGCAGCCTAGGCTCGACCTTCGTCACTCGGACCCGCACGACCTCGCCGGGCAGGGCGCCGTTCACGAACATCGCCTTCTTCTTGTAATAGCCGACGCCTTCGCCGTTAATGCCGAGCCGTTTGATCGTTACGACGACCGTATCGCCTGGGTTCAGCTTGTCCGCGTCGGCGGCGGACACGGGGGCCGGTCCCGCGGACGGGCGCGGGCGGCGGGGGTTCGTTTTCGCCATGGATAGTCTCCGTTCGTTGTTCGCTTGAGATGATTTCGTTCCTCTCACTTTACCACATCGGCGGTTCGCTCCCAACGGAGGACGCGGAGGCGGAATTTTTTGTAAACCGTCGAACCGTGAGGTAGGATAATTACGTAGTAAGCTGGGAACGGATGCGGAGGGAGCGGGATAAGGTGGAACAT is part of the Paenibacillus antri genome and encodes:
- a CDS encoding GyrI-like domain-containing protein, whose protein sequence is MTKIDYKKQDKSLYLPKERPDIVRVPRMTFIAIEGQGDPNGDEFASATAALYSLSYAAKMSYKSEAPPEGYYEYTVYPLEGVWDLIDVSVPPTVKSNLKYKLMIRQPAFLDDALFERLRRETSRKKPNPFLAGASFVSMEEGLCCQMMHVGSYDDEPASFATMEAYCRERGYRRTSLLHREIYISDPRKTEPSRRKTVLRIQVAPEA
- a CDS encoding PH domain-containing protein, which produces MKNAESVADAPAGKRLHPVSMLYFLFRSGKELSGLLPLIPAVIWGADKLLGRSIERGGLTAFVVAAAAMLLVSVAWIRWLRFRYRVEHGVLYIEQGLWVRRKMWIAQDRIQSLDTTVAVYDRLFGLVRLEVETAGGDENAVLSSIAAAEAARIQAALGLGGGAASEDPEETPVERLLPGQGVRSMRFSLRRTLLLSVASGKFLLIWTVVVGGGVKLWDEWLRKTEIWDAMSGPLFAAGLPLAVGAFAAATWALAVAATFLLTYGFRLEAEGDTLTIERGVLEKKRRVIASRRIQAVRVTEHALLLPFGMASVRIVIAGGTDDEDKTVDVFPLLRVSELPALFETFLTDYRWPGSWKPVGKKAYHSYALFPALLASLAAAAAIVWLPTDWRWGALLLPPAVWAFGFMEFRRAAWSREGGLLALRSGAFSKKTVLIPRPRVQWHRRSQTPMQEGKRLATLKVAVATGKSGTAFSLRHADADDVRALSDWLSRKE
- a CDS encoding DUF2157 domain-containing protein, whose product is MSRKWLAREGDRWVREEIVTPEQLARIRALYDDSPERSVGVLPLLGGLLLGLGVLSFVAANWQELANELRLALLLAVMLAAYAAGGRLLARGHERLGVAIASVGLFAFGGGMILVHQMFHMVMYGAATLVVWSAAGAALAYALRSRYLYVIAIILTFVAQGYSLSAFGGRFSWAAFAVLALGLAWFDFVRRGSRLVPALWSIGVVGQTLLLVLAMEWPFGAMFVPMALLYAAGDLLRGDRLRRAVQWPALAAAFLFALGIVLFAGPLGAPTPLDAWVYVPALLALFAVSAYAKRRRGDALSLLDWLPFAPFLYAAPSAVPVLYLVAAFAFALYALLRGYEEESRPRINAGTAAFLLATMAAYFKLTWAFLDKSLFFLIGGALLLALSGFLGRRKKVVLREATKEEER
- a CDS encoding VOC family protein, with product MIGKIASVSIYVEDQDKAVEFWTTQAGFVVRKDMPMGPSMRWIEVSPPNAGETVLVLYPKQAMPNAGELKPSMVFECSDIQGTYAEMKSNGVSFEGEPAKMGFGTFATFFDESGNRFGLRG
- a CDS encoding zf-TFIIB domain-containing protein — translated: MKCPVCNDVRMREIEKNGVHIDVCPDCKGVWLDRGELDKLMLGVREVREEYNEWHREPPPQPPIPPYPQGKPRNDSDYNRYPPKYKKKNTVLDIFNDLF
- the rlmD gene encoding 23S rRNA (uracil(1939)-C(5))-methyltransferase RlmD, which encodes MAKTNPRRPRPSAGPAPVSAADADKLNPGDTVVVTIKRLGINGEGVGYYKKKAMFVNGALPGEVVRVRVTKVEPRLLYGEAVKTEKRSPERTAPFCAWYDDCGGCSLQHLAYEGQLCEKEALVREAFARYAGIEADALPLAPIVGMDEPRAYRNKAQLQLGLGPNREVLAGLYASGSRRLVDIAGCPVQRTAVNDVMQTVKRIVQSLGLPLADASGYGRALETAPEDGEYAVRSGGRTAERGARGGGRAARRGPSALRTVVARAAVSTGETQLTFVTTGAELPSERALVAELRRALPNVVSIAHNVNGEDTPLVFGDKTRIVWGAERMKETLGDLTFELSPRAFFQLNPSQTVRLYERARAAAALTGGETLVDAYCGVGTISLWLAGAAGEVRGIEAVPEAVEDARRNAAANGIDNASFHVGLSEELLPRWAESGFRPDVVVVDPPRSGCDRRLLDALRRVRPKRIVYVSCNPSTLAKDAAALLAGGAYRLASVEPVDMFPHTAHVECVAAFDLGAEEERQPHSDRARTS
- a CDS encoding PH domain-containing protein, with protein sequence MKRIDPRAVQARRTEGWIASAADLTGLVILWALTARFDWPIWIPAAAAALSVLFVGIELIAMPKLLYRTWRYDVTEKEIELQHGLWVKKRSSIPMSRIQHVDSKQGPIQKRYGLSTVTFATAAGSHRIPALSEEEADRVRRQIAEWARVAEHEER
- a CDS encoding GDYXXLXY domain-containing protein: MTRFRWVAILVLAQALVLLGLAGSSYAAVWFGKEVRLQTVPVDPRDILYGDYVTLSYDISRLSPSLWRGEALPEEGDAIYVAVAPKGDVYAAVAAYPSRVAVPPDQVLIKGLATWRWEQEIVVRYGLERFYVPEGTGLALEERAADMIVVAKIAPWGRATLTDVLPIK
- a CDS encoding helix-turn-helix domain-containing protein, translated to MFYKEYKPCAELEKYIKCFWIMERTYDDRVGRYEYLWPTGLTEILMISGSSFTQVIGSEEIRLSDRMLIGAHRKRFTLKNEGDAKLIGIRAYNHGAYLLFGLDPNAYAGSIVDYALPGLDAESLLRMDRPDVVDRLNDYCQAALKPSELLDVFYKIYREEQASVEELSARAHLSKRQLERKVKEYTSFTPSELKNIVRFDRARLKLLFTRDPLQAMHDAGYYDYSHFSREFKRYYDMTPKQFVDWLPFYGK
- the bcp gene encoding thioredoxin-dependent thiol peroxidase, with the translated sequence MSENESKGKSAPKEIKLPIVGRKAPDFALPTGDGGTFKLSEQKGKKVVLYFYPQDQTPTCTQQACEFRDFHGKFAELGAIVVGVSPDPPKSHAKFAEKQALPFPLLSDESLKVCKKYGVWQLKKLYGREYMGVERSTFLIDEKGKLVRAWRKVRLKNHIADILKALE
- a CDS encoding ABC transporter permease produces the protein MFTAGIFWDYLKTYLKTRMQYRSDFWVEVFSDLLFLAMNLIFIVVIFEHTQLLDGWTREQIIFVYGYFMVPYGIFSAFFGLWGFTERYIVKGELDRVLTRPVHNLAQLMLENLDPPGLLSSIIGVAIMAYAWPALGVSLDWYDPLVFLLLVAGSVMVYGGIYIALTAVSFYSDSPTGILPLMYNIQSYGRYPITIYNKMLQLVLTWALPFAFVGFYPAAFFLEADDLLGYAWLTPVVGAVFLGFGLFVWNTGIKRYRGAGS